Proteins encoded in a region of the Misgurnus anguillicaudatus chromosome 9, ASM2758022v2, whole genome shotgun sequence genome:
- the pdcl gene encoding phosducin-like protein has translation MTTLDDKLLGEKLQYYYSSSEDEESDHEDEENPSKTIRDQEVQEVEIDYSADGSSVNTGPKGVINDWRKYKQLENEQRVEQQKEMERLIKKLSMTCKSHLEEEADEQKQKELQDKIAGKMTIRADEEEEDDDDEDFLQQYRLQRMEEMRRQLCGGRRFEKVIDISSGEEFLRAVDEEGKSTLVVVHIYEPEVPACQAMEGSLLCLAVQYPMVKFCKVKGSAVGTSALFRTSALPALLLYRGGELVGNLVRVSDQLGDDFYATDVEALLQEYGLLPEKCTQSNTHSTIRNAAVTHGNDSDSDLDID, from the exons ATGACCACGTTGGACGATAAGCTTCTAGGTGAGAAGCTGCAGTATTACTACAGCAGCAGTGAGGATGAAGAGAGCGACCACGAGGATGAGGAGAACCCTTCAAAAACCATCCGGGATCAGGAAGTGCAGGAGGTAGAAATTGACTACAGTGCAGATGGCAGTTCTGTCAATACTG GGCCAAAGGGTGTCATCAATGACTGGCGTAAATATAAGCAGCTTGAGAACGAGCAGCGTGTGGAGCAGCAGAAAGAGATGGAGCGGCTGATCAAGAAACTTAGCATGACGTGCAAGTCACATTTGGAAGAGGAGGCCGACGAACAGAAACAGAAAGAGCTGCAGGATAAGATTGCAGGAAAA ATGACAATTCGTGCTGATGAAGAGGAGGAGGATGATGACGACGAAGACTTTCTTCAGCAGTACCGCTTGCAGCGCATGGAGGAAATGAGGCGACAGCTGTGTGGTGGTCGGCGCTTTGAAAAGGTCATTGACATTTCGTCAGGGGAGGAGTTCCTGCGTGCTGTTGACGAAGAGGGCAAGAGCACTCTGGTCGTGGTCCACATCTACGAGCCGGAAGTGCCCGCCTGCCAGGCAATGGAGGGCAGTCTGCTGTGCCTGGCAGTGCAGTACCCAATG GTGAAATTCTGTAAAGTCAAGGGTTCGGCCGTGGGTACGAGCGCTCTCTTTCGCACTTCAGCTTTGCCCGCTCTGTTGTTGTACCGAGGGGGAGAGCTGGTGGGAAATCTGGTTCGTGTGTCCGATCAGCTCGGAGATGATTTCTACGCTACAGACGTCGAAGCGCTCCTGCAGGAATACGGCCTGCTGCCGGAGAAATGCACACAGTCAAACACGCACTCGACTATTCGAAATGCAGCCGTCACTCACGGCAACGACTCAGACAGCGATCTGGATATAGATTAA